A stretch of Endozoicomonas sp. SCSIO W0465 DNA encodes these proteins:
- the lspA gene encoding signal peptidase II produces MQSNTSGKLHWLWLSAIVFGLDQLVKWWVIQEFSLYQQLPVLPFFSLTLAYNTGAAFSFLGDASGWQRWFLSGVAIIVSIMLVGWMKQLRSGENWQACSLSLILGGALGNLIDRLLHGQVTDFLLFYYKNWYFPAFNLADMAITVGAAMLILDMFRNNPSAERSSNDK; encoded by the coding sequence ATGCAGAGTAATACTTCAGGAAAGCTTCACTGGCTCTGGCTCAGTGCCATCGTGTTCGGCCTTGACCAACTGGTAAAATGGTGGGTTATTCAGGAGTTTTCCCTTTACCAGCAATTACCGGTATTGCCCTTCTTTTCCCTTACCCTTGCCTACAATACCGGGGCGGCATTCAGCTTTCTGGGCGATGCGTCCGGTTGGCAGCGTTGGTTTCTCAGTGGTGTGGCCATTATTGTCAGCATCATGCTGGTCGGGTGGATGAAACAGCTGCGTTCCGGTGAAAACTGGCAGGCGTGCTCTTTGTCATTGATACTCGGCGGTGCGTTGGGCAATTTGATAGACCGTTTGTTGCACGGCCAAGTCACCGACTTTCTGTTGTTTTACTATAAAAACTGGTATTTTCCTGCGTTCAACCTGGCGGACATGGCCATTACGGTGGGAGCCGCCATGTTGATTCTGGATATGTTCCGGAATAATCCTTCCGCTGAAAGAAGCAGTAACGATAAGTAG